CCTTATCCTCTAACTTGGCCTCAATAGCATCCCTGACATTGACAACATTCTGCAACCCTGAAATGGAGAGTTTTCCCCTGAGATTCGATAAGCTTTTAAGCTGTCCTATTCCTGACCCCCTACCTTCGCCCACAACAAAATTAGACAATGTTTGGAGGCTTGTCAGTTTTCCCATTTCAAGGGGCATCATTTGCAAGTCACTCGTCTCAATATTGAGGTGTCGTAAATTAGTCAGATTCTTCAAGTCCATTGGCAGCTTAATAAGATGACGACATTTTAGCAGTAGCGTCTGCAAATTGTAGACAGTGCTTGTTGACTCAGGTAACTCTTTGATTGAACTGTAAGAGAGATTGAGGTACCGGAGATGTTTGAGACTGCCAATAGAATCTGGTAATTTAGTGATCTCATAGCCACTCAGCCATAGCACCCGCAAGAACCTTAATTCTGGTAATAAATCCTCTGGAACCTTTTTTGTCAAACAATATATGTTAAATCCATGTAATGGATCTAATGAGAGGAAGGTGCGCAAGCACTTGACTTTGCTAAGTGGCTTAAACTTCACATAGACATCAGTCTCTCCACGGATGTAGGAAAAGTGGCGAgctttttcatatatattggaTTGCTTGACAACCTCTGCCTTGTCCTCCAACCTGAGAAATACTTTTCCAGAAATAAACTGAGCTAGATCATGGATAAGGTCATGCATTAGATACTGTGATTTGTCCACACTAGATTGTTGAAAGAATGACCTTGATAGTAGATCAAAGAAGTAGCTGCGTGCAGTagcttccatttcttttccCCCCTCTGGCTGCTGCACAAAACCCTCAGCTATCCATAACAGGACTAACATCTCAATGTCGAATTCAAAGTCCTTGGGAAACACTGCACAGTAGACAAAACATTGCTTCAAATGTGGAGGGAGGTGATGGTAGCTTAACCTCAGGGGTGGAATTATGCCATTGTTTGACAAATCCCAGATCCTGCTGTTCAGAATATCCTTCCAGTAATTCTCCTCTGGATTAGAGCGCAAGAGACCCCCAAGTGACTTTGCTGCTAAAGGCAAGCCTTTACACTTCCTCGCCACTCCCTCTGCAATGATCTTCAGCCCAGGAAATGCATCTGAGTTCCTATGTGGAAAAGCAATTTGCTCTAACAATGACCAACAATCATCACTAGACAACTCCTTGAGAGGGTAAGCTTTTCCGGGGCGCATGATCGAGGCAACTCTTTCACTCCGAGTTGTGACTATGATTTTACTACCCGGTGATCCAACTGCCAGAGGAATCCGCAGTTTGTCCCAATCCCCATAATCCTCGTTCCACACATCAtccaaaacaagtaaaaattttCGTCTGTTCAACATATCTCTTAATTTACCTTGAAGCAATTCCAAATTGTTCATACCACAAGTCCTTTTAGTGCCAGACTCCACCAGTGCTTTTGTTATCCTCATCACATCAAATTCATCAGAGACACATGCCCATGCTTTCAACTGAAAATGTGTCTTCACTCGTTCATCATTGTAGACAATCTGAGCAAGCGTGGTTTTGCCAAGACCTCCCATACCAACAATGGGAATCACACAAACCTCATCACTATTTTCCTCACCCGAAGTCAACAGTTTAATCATCTCCTCTTTATCGCCATCTCTACCATAAATACGTGATCCAAAAACATGTTCTTCATTCACCAAGGGAGTTGTCAATCTCTTCTCAATTCCAGACACTATCCCTCTTGTATTCTCTCTCAATCGAAGAATATCTTTTTGCTTCACAACATCTTCAAGTCTTTCCACAATATTTCTCATCTTTGAATCAATACGTTCACCAAATGGATTAAGAGCAGCAGCAATATCCTTCTTCTTAAAATCAATTCCTTCCTTAACTTCTTGGCTCAAATTCAACGACTCATAAATAAAGTTTGGTACCTTGTTACGCGATTCAAGTGCATCGATAGCGATCTCTTCCAGTATGTCCTCAGCATCATAAGCTGCATCCCTAACCTTGTCGAGCCAATTCTTGACATGTGGATCATTTTCAGCTTGCTTCTCCTCAGCATCATCTAGAACTGCATAGATCACTTGCAGTGTTGTCTCTAGTTTGGTCAACAACCCAGTATCAAGTTTCCATTTAAGGAAGAAATCGATGAATTGTTGGGAAGCCAACTTGTTAAGAAGCACATTCACAGAAGCAGATTCAAGTGCTCTTCCCAAAGGCATGGTTTCCAGTTGACAAAAAGGAAATTCACACAAAGAGAGAGCTCAAAAGCAATTGTTTCTCCTTGAGCAAGGTGTTCCACAGATCCAGGGATAGATGAAAAAGGGAGAAATCAAAGAAAGGAAGCAGAAGGCATTGGTGTGAACCCATAATTAGAAGAAACCCATTGTAGGCCATTGACCTAGACGTGGTCCCCAGACCGCTATTTCTTATTATCACTAAAAAAAAGACTAACAAATATCGCTGTTTTCACCGCCTGTGGGTCTCCACTGAAAAAGTTATCCCATATTGGTATCTCcgtaatatcataaatatataatttatttattaataaaattaaaaaatttataaaattttttaaatataaataaaaattaaaaatcattaatatttttttcaacattaatattattaaattaaatatattaatattttaacattttattaaataaaacatgtataatatttaaatatgaagatttttattaaaagttatttaatttaatatatattaaaagttatatatcattatatcttattattttatagttttaaaaaatattatattatttacattgtattattataaaaattttgaaagaaattttgttatttcatttaatgttttgtaaatttaaataagaaatacaaatagtcaatgttttcagaaccggaccggtcattaaattggaaaagttaccggttcacggttcacagTTCACCGATCGAACcgatgacgtcataaatatgtaatttatatattattaaaattaaaaataattataatatgaataaattaaaaatcaataatattattttatatatttgatattatcaaattaaatcatattaaatgaaatgtgtacaatatttaaatgtgaatatattaaaaatgaaaattttaactaattttataatttttaaaaatattatattatttttatttaatattataaaaaaatttaaaatccaatatatattgctttttttggcatatcaaataacaaatcGCGTGTAGCCGAGTGGTGTCCTAGCTTACTTACAAAACCTGAGGTCCTAGCTTCAAATCCTTTGCATTTGTTaagtttttttcattgatattatcTTAGTAGTTTGCAATCCCACATTGGATTGTGAGAGAAATAAGGGTGCAAAGGATGCCTATAAAAGGTATCCTCATTGAAAGTCAGCTCGCCCACCTTGTGGGCTCAAGACTCAGCCCACTTGAATGGTTTGGGTGTGGGCTTTGTCATACTAAGACATGGCCCAGTATGATTTTTGGCCTACAGcttctaattttttatacaatGGGGTCCTCATGCTTGCAAAATGATGGGCCCAATTTGGACCATTCGGTTCGATCGCTGGTTCAGGTGATTCGTAACCGGTCCAATAGTTAAACGGTTTAATAGAGTGAATCGGATCGGAAATGTGATCGGTCGATGGTTGAAACATTGCAAAATGATGGGCCAGTTCGGTCCGGTTTTTGAAACATTGCAAATAGTCGAGTggtgttaaaatttttaaatcagtCCTACATTggaatttgatggaaataatatATGCCTCATAAATGTTATCAGCCCAATGTGTTGTGCAGTTTCAAGAGCTCCTGGTTCTATTAGACTGCCCAACCCATTATTAGTAAAGGCCCGTTTTGTCAATGGGAAGCGAGATCTAGGCAATGGCGGTTCAATTACCTGCCCGGCTCAAATGATGACCAGGACCGGATTAGATTCTTATCGAACCGGACAATCCGGTTTGAAATTGCACCCACAAATCAACATACACCCACTTCACCTGCAAAATCATTCTTGGGGTGGGATTATAACCATTTGGGATAATGGGCAAATGGGTTTGTACACAACTATCAAACAAAACCCCCACCATAAATTTGGGGGTCACACTCACAGAGGAGGTTAGGGTGATGAAGGTCGTCATAATGGAGAAGGGGATTTTGCAGtggaaggaataaaaaaaaggtaacaaCGATTGAGGAGTGGCAATGGTGTTATGGTTTGTTAAGCTACCAATAATCCGAGTGTGACCCGAGAATTTCGGGCCAAAGCCCAATCCCTCGCACATCTAAACCCACTTTTTGCTTGCCCCACCGGGCATGAGCTAGGCTAAtctttgggctttttttttttaacttgtacggctatttaaaaaaataattcttaaaaaatggtactttgaaaaataattcttaaaatatggcactttgaaaaataatttcaaatctactATACTTTTTGCCACTTTGAaatgtgtttcttgaaaaaacaccttctatatttttcatatcaatcataaatgttaaaaaaaaaaaaaattgaatttacaccacctttccataattttttattagtcatacacgttaaaaaaaatttgaatttatactaaagaaatATCATTTCTATAAcaccataaaatcaaattaatactaaaagtGTTTCTAGAAGAGACatctttgataattttcatatcagtcacacaatgaaaaaaattgaatttacattgaaaGAGTCTATATAAttccacaaaattgaatttatactaaaacgtgtcttttgaagaaacactttccacaatttttatattagtcacttatcaaaaaaattaaatttatattaaaagtgtctcttgaaggaAAATcgttcaataaaaatttaattttatagaattgtggaatgtgttttttgaaaatacacttttagtataaattcaattatttcaatggaTGATTGATACAAAAATtgttgaaggtgtctcttgatttttgttgaaggtgtctcttcaagagacacctttaatataaatttaattttgtgaaattgtaAAAAGTGTCTTTTAAGAAGACATCTTtagtgtaaattcaattttttttataataaaactgATATGAAAACTGTGAAAaatgtatatttaaaaaatatttttaatataaattcgattttgtaaaattataaaaggtgtctcttgaagagacacttttaatgtaaatttaaatttttttaacatgtgttattgatataaaaattgtgaaatgtgtcttttcaagagacatcttcaatgtaaattcaatttttttgaacgtgtatcatttatataaaaatgatgtaaagtgtcttttcaagagacacttttaacAGTGACAAAAAGTATCGtagatttgaaaatagttttcattatactgttgtgg
This DNA window, taken from Vitis riparia cultivar Riparia Gloire de Montpellier isolate 1030 chromosome 13, EGFV_Vit.rip_1.0, whole genome shotgun sequence, encodes the following:
- the LOC117927590 gene encoding putative disease resistance RPP13-like protein 1, whose product is MPLGRALESASVNVLLNKLASQQFIDFFLKWKLDTGLLTKLETTLQVIYAVLDDAEEKQAENDPHVKNWLDKVRDAAYDAEDILEEIAIDALESRNKVPNFIYESLNLSQEVKEGIDFKKKDIAAALNPFGERIDSKMRNIVERLEDVVKQKDILRLRENTRGIVSGIEKRLTTPLVNEEHVFGSRIYGRDGDKEEMIKLLTSGEENSDEVCVIPIVGMGGLGKTTLAQIVYNDERVKTHFQLKAWACVSDEFDVMRITKALVESGTKRTCGMNNLELLQGKLRDMLNRRKFLLVLDDVWNEDYGDWDKLRIPLAVGSPGSKIIVTTRSERVASIMRPGKAYPLKELSSDDCWSLLEQIAFPHRNSDAFPGLKIIAEGVARKCKGLPLAAKSLGGLLRSNPEENYWKDILNSRIWDLSNNGIIPPLRLSYHHLPPHLKQCFVYCAVFPKDFEFDIEMLVLLWIAEGFVQQPEGGKEMEATARSYFFDLLSRSFFQQSSVDKSQYLMHDLIHDLAQFISGKVFLRLEDKAEVVKQSNIYEKARHFSYIRGETDVYVKFKPLSKVKCLRTFLSLDPLHGFNIYCLTKKVPEDLLPELRFLRVLWLSGYEITKLPDSIGSLKHLRYLNLSYSSIKELPESTSTVYNLQTLLLKCRHLIKLPMDLKNLTNLRHLNIETSDLQMMPLEMGKLTSLQTLSNFVVGEGRGSGIGQLKSLSNLRGKLSISGLQNVVNVRDAIEAKLEDKEYLEKLVLEWTRIFDSTRDEKVENEILDMLQPHENLKNLSIEYYGGTEFPSWVGGPSFSKMEYLNLKGCKKCTSLPSLGQLPLLKELIIEGMDGIKHVGPQFYGDDYTSIDPFQSLETLKFENMEEWEEWSSFGDGGVEGFPRLRELSIFKCPKLTRFSHRFSSLEKLCIKHCEELAAFSRLPSPENLESEDFPRLRVLDLVHCPKLSKLPNYLPSLERVWIDDCEKLAVLPKLVKLLNLDLLGSNVEILGTMVDLRSLTFLQINQISTLKMFPEGFMKRSAKLEELKIVNCGDLVDLSNQQLGLAHLASLRRLRISGCPKLVALPDEVNKMLPRLESLDIKDCCNLEKLPDELFKLESLSELRVEGCQKLKSFPDMGLPSKLKRLVIQKCGELKAIQEGNLHNNTSLEFLEIRSCSSLVSVLEGGIPTTLKYIKISECNSLKSLPVEMMNDDMSLEHLEIEDCASLLSFPAGELPKSLKRLEISICGNFLSLPSSLLNLVHLDFLRLENCPLLEYFPNTGLPTPNLRELTIATCEKLKSLPNRFHNLKSLQKLAISGCPSLVSLPKQGLPTNLISLEITDCKELNPIDEWKLHKLTTLRNFSIGGIPGLVSFSNTYLLPDSITFLRILKLPDLLSISEGLQNLTSLETLMIRDCEKLQSLPKEGLPATLSSLTIKNCPLLQSRCKQDTGEDWSKIMDIPDVVLF